The Desulfovibrio psychrotolerans genomic interval GGACGGGCTTTAACTTTTGCAAAAAAGAACGCAGCTTCTGCTACTGCGCTACCCGTGAACGGCGCAACTGCACGTATGCGTTGCGGATGGCACTGTAGGGTTCCACGGCGGATTTCTTGATCTCTTCGTACTGGGCCAGCTGCTTGTCAAAGGAATTGAACTGGTCGTACACCTTGAGTCCCAGAGAGGAATGCCACGGCGTGACATAGCTGACGGGGTTGAGGAAGGAATCGCCCACCATGCCCGTTGAGTCGCGCAGAGAGGAGGGACCGATGAAGGGCCACACAATGTAGAAGCCTTCTCCGAAGCCCCATACGCCCAAGGTTTGTCCCAGGTCTTCCTCATCCGGGCTGTATTCGATGAGTGCCTTCTTGTCTGCCGCCGGATTCATGAGTCCGCCGAATCCTGCCGTGGTGTTCACCACAAAGCGGGCGGTCTCTACCGCAGCCTCATTGAATTTGCCCTGCAAGACAGAACTGACGAAGCGCACCGGGTAGAGCAGGTTGTGGAAGAAGTTGGAAACGCCCGCGCGCAGTTCCCACGGAGTGACCGCGGAATAGCCCTTGTGCAGGGGCTTCAGGACGCCGAGGTAGAGCGTATCGTTGAATCCGAACCAGAAACGGTTCCAGCCCTCTAAGGGGTCGTTGATGCCGGGGGCTGTTTCGTGGTCGTATTCCGCATCGTCATCAAAGGTGGCAAGCCCGGAAGTCCGTGCGTGGAGCCTGCCCTGAGCCTGATCCGCAGAGGCAAGCAGGGGCATGCTGGCCAAAAGCTCCGGCATGGAGTAGGCAAGCGGAGGCTGGCGGTCTGCCATGGCGGGCTGCGCGAGGGTGAAGAGGAGTGCGCAGGTTGCCAGCAGGGGGGCGATTCGGTTCATAGACATGCTCACAGTGGCTTATTTTGTTGCGTTGTTCTGGCTGCGAACCTCGCCAGCCCGGTTGGCAACGCGGGTGATGAGCGTTTCCGCGTCATCCTTATCGCTCAGCAGTTCCTGGAACTGCGTACGGTAATTTTTGACCAGACTCACTCCCTCCACGATGACATCGTAGATAACCCATTTTTCCTTGATTGCCATGCGATAGTCAATGGGAATGGATTTTCCGTCAAGGTCCAGCAGGGTACGCACTTCAACCTTGTCGCCCTTTGTGCTCATGCGTTCACCCACATATTGCGCTCCTTTGCCGTCATAGCCGCGTATGCGTTCAATGTAGGTGGCGCGCAGAAGGTCTGCAAAGGCGGCGGTGAAGCGCTTCTGCTGGTCGGGGGTAAAGCTGTGCCAGCGCTTGCCCACCGTGCGGGCGGAAAATTCTTCATAATCGAATATGGATTCGACAACATCCTCAATGCGTTCGTACATGATCTCCCGGTTGTCCGGGTTCTGATATTCGGGATCAGAAAGCATGGTGAACACAGTGTCGAGCGACAGCTTGAGCGTATCGCGCGCTTCTGCGGCAGGATTGGAGGCATAGGCCGCAGTGGCGACCAGACAGAGGCAGACCATCGCCGGAAGGCACAGAAATTTACACAGGGCGGGGAACAGACAACGCATGGACTAGACGCCTCCGAACACGTATTTACTGATAAGTTCTTCAATATCCACAGCGGATTCAGTTTCTGTAATCTCGTCCCCGGGTTCCAGAATATCCAGAGAGCCGCCGGGGGTGAGCTTGATGTACTTGTCGCCGATGAGCCCGCTGGTTTTTACCGAGGCGATCACATCTTCGGACAGTTGGATGTCTTTGCGGATGGCCAGAACCACCCGCGCGAGCGCTTCTTCATTGTCCAGCGAGATGGAGGCAACCTTGCCCACGGGCACGCCCGCTATTTCCACCTCTGCCCCGGAACGAAGGCCCGCCACGGAGGAAAACCGCGCGAAAAGGGGGTAGGTATTATCGCCCAGCACCTCCATTTTGCCCAGCTTGACGGTGAGGTAGCCCACACACAGCAGACAGATGAGGACAAAGACACCCACGGACGTTTCTTTGGAGTACTTTTTCATCGCAGTTTCCCGTATCGTTTACGCTGCTACGTCTTAGCAGCTACTTTTCAAGCCACTGTCTCAGGGCGCTTTTCACTTCTTCGCCCAATTCCAGAGCCTGTGTTGTCATCTCGCCGGGAGACCGATCGAGGAACTGCCGCAAATAGGGGTCAGCTGTCTTGGTCAGTTCCTTCACATCGCCACTGAAAGCAACACCTTTATTGTGCAGCACCACGGCGTAGTCTGCAATGGTATACAGGCTTTCAAGGTCATGGCTCACGACCACGATGGTCATTTCCGGGAAATGGGTGCGCATGTCCATGAGCAGGCGGTCCATCTGCGCGGAATTGATGGGGTCCAGCCCGGATGTGGGCTCGTCGCACAGCAGGATGGGCGGGTCCATGACAATGGCGCGCGCCAGCCCTGCGCGCTTGCGCATACCGCCGGAAAGCTGGTTGGGAAAATAATCCGCATATTGCTCCAGCCCGACAAGTTCCAGTTTGTGCAGCACAATCTTGCGTATGGTGGCCTTGTCCAGCCGGGTATGCTCCGTGAGGGGCAGGGCTACGTTTTCTCCCAGCGAAAGCGATCCGAGCAGTGCGCCATCCTGAAAAAGCACGCCCATGCGCCGCCTGACTTTGCGGAATACTTTGGAGGAAAGGCTGAACAGATCGTGCGGGCCAAGCAAAATCTTGCCGGACATGGGCCTTTTAAGCCCGAGGATGTGGCGCAGCAGGGTGGATTTTCCGCAGCCGGAACCGCCAAGAATGACGGATATTCTGCCTGAAGGCAGCGTAGTGGAAATGTCGTCCAGCACGATGTTGTCATCGTAGCCGAGGCGGAGCTTTTCCAGCCGTATGTCCCATCCCTTGGAGTCGGTCATTATTCTTCCGGGGCTGCGTAACTAAAGCAGAAAAGAGGTTACAATATAGTCCGTCACCAGAATCAGCACGCATGACATAACCACGGCAGAGGTGGTGGAGTTGGAAACGCCTTCCGGCCCCACGCCATCCTTGCGCATGTGCGTGTAATAACCCTGATAGCAACTGACCGTAGCGACGATAACCCCGAACAGCAGGGCCTTTGTAAAGCCTTCTGCAACATCGGACATGACGACGCTGGATTCAATGCGGTAGAAATAGATGCCGGAGTTGATGCCCAGCATGGCGACGCCGGTAAGGTAGCCGCCGATGATGCCGATGACGTCGAACACCGCCGTGAGCAGGGGAAAACAGAGAATGGAGGCGGCAATGCGAGGGCTTACCAGGTAGCTGATGGGGTTTATGTCCATGACCTCAAGCGCGTCAATCTGGTCTGTTATGCGCATGACCCCTATTTCCGCAGCCATGGAGGAACCTGCTCTGCCTGTGACCATGATGGCAGTGAGCACCGGGCCAAGTTCGCGGATGAGCGAAAGGGCAACGGCTGTTCCCAGCAGGCCTTCGGAACCGAATTTAATGAGCGTGTAGTAGCCCTGCAACCCGAGCACCATGCCCGTGAATAAGCCGATGAGACAGATGACCAGCAGCGACTTGGACCCGATGAAGTACATCTGGTACACGATTTTGCGCAGTTGCTTGGGCGAGGTGAAAATGTGCCACAAACCGTGCAGCAGGAAGAGGAACATGGCCCCCATTTCGCCCAGCACAGCCAGTGTGCGTATGCCTATTCTGGCGAAAAGATTCGGAGCGTGTTCGTGCGTGGTATTCATTGTCTCTGTAGTCGGCCCGGGTGGGCTCTCTTGAGTGTGCGCTCAGAGCGCGGTTGGCCGTTCTCCATACCCTTTGTATGTGAATCGCATGAAAGTCAATACTCGCTCCGGGCGAGTCTCGGCCCCCAGTCACGGCAGGCTGCCTGAATATCTGTGGTGTACCGCTGTTGCGGCGGGCAGATGTTAACGCGCCAGCTGTTTGTCCTTGAGTAACGGTTTGCTTATGCCCAGAGGCAGCAGAGCATCCTTCATCCGGCGCGTGTCTTCAGGCGTTCCCTGAAAAAGAACCTGAATCCGATACCATGTGGCATCGTTTGACGCAATGCTTTCTATTCTTGCCTTTAATCCGGATGCTTCTATGCGTGATTTCAGTGATTCCGCCGCACCACGCTCACGGAAGGCCGCCACCTGATAGACATAATTATACACGGTGGCATCATCTGCGCCACCTTTGTTTTCTTTGGCCCCTGCGGTTATCTGGTCTGCCAGACTGCTGACTGAATCTTGCACGGGGGCTGTAGGCGGTACCGCATTGGCCTGTCTGGGCTGCTTTTGCGGCTGGAGGGCGGACACGGAAGGCTGTGCGGCAGAGGAAGGTATTTGTTCCACAATCTGGACAGGTTGCTGCGTTTGCGTAACGGTGGTCGGTTTGGGCTGGGGAACAGGAGCGCGCTTGGGAGATGGAGCCGCCTCTGTCTTCAGATGGTCATAGAACTTCAAATCTTCGGGCTTGATAATGCCTGCGGTGGCGTTGGCTTCCGGAGAGGGGGCGGGTGACGCCGTGCTGGCGTTGGACCCGGTCCGAGAGTCCGCCGTGGGCATAAAACGCTTAAGTTCGGGAATCGCCTCTTCCGGCTGGAATCCCCGGCCCACCAGAAGGCCGAACACGAAGACCCATATGAAAGAGAGCAGACATATCGCGCCCAGCCCCGCCATACCGGCGGGGCTGAGGCTTATGATGAATTTGCGTCTGCCGGATTCTCCGGCATCCTTTTCCCGTGTAAAGCGGATTCCCATGGTTGTTCCGTACTACATGGATTTGGGGGCGCTTACCCCCAGAATGGACAGCCCGTTGCGGATGACACAGGCCACGCACTTGAGCAGGGCCAATCGGGCCGCAACCACGGTTTCATCGCCCGCATTCAGGATGGGGGTGTTGGCGTAAAAACGGTGCAGGGCGCTTGCCACTTCCTGCATGTAGAAGCTGATGTGGTGGGGAGCAAGTTGCCGCGCGGCGGACTCCACCACGTCTTCAAACTGTTCCAGCAGGCGGAGTATGTCCATTTCCTCGGGCGCGTTCAGGGCGGCAAGGAGTGCGGCGTCGGAAGTGGCAGGCAGGCGGATGCCGCGTTCTTCAGCCTTGCGCAGCACAGAGGCAATGCGCGCGTGGGCGTACTGGACATAATAGACCGGGTTGTCCATGGACTGGCGTTTTACCAGATCAAGGTCGAAATCGAGGTGGCTGTCGCTCTTGCGGGAAAGGAACATGAACCGGGCGGCATCCCTGCCCACCTCCTTGACCACTTCCTCCAGCGTGTCGAACTGACCGGCGCGGGTGGACATGGCCACCTGTTCGCCGCCGCGCAGCAGGTTGACAAGTTGCACGAGAATGACCTCGAAGCTCTCTTTGGGCTTACCCAGCGCTTCCACAGCGGCGCGCATGCGCGGCACATAGCCGTGGTGGTCTGCTCCCCATATGTCGACACAGAGGTCAAATCCACGGTCGTATTTATTGTCGTGGTAGGCAATGTCTGAAGCGAAGTAGGTGAGAAGGCCATCTGATTTTTTCAGCACGCGGTCCTTGTCATCACCGAAATCGGTGGTGCGGAACCACAGTGCTCCGTCCTGATCGAAGGCAAGACCGGCCTTGCGCAGGCGGTCAAAGGTCTTGTCCACGGCTCCTTCTGCCAGCAGGGATTTTTCAGAAAACCAGACCTGATGCTCAACATTGAAGTCGGCAAGGTCTTTCTTGATGCCGTCCAGAATGGTGTTCAGGGCATAGTCCCGGCAGATATTCAGGGCCTCTTCTTCCGGCATGGACATGAGGCCGGGGTGCAGGTTGAGCACCTCTGCGGCTATATCCTTAATGTAGTCACCACGGTAGAAATCTTCCGGGTCGGGCAGGTTCTGGCTGGAAAGCTGGCGTGCCCGGAACAGGACGGAACTGCCCAGAATGAACATCTGCCGGCCGGCATCGTTGATGTAGTATTCCGTTTCAACTGTGTAGCCCGCGAAGCGGAGCAGGCGGGCAAGGCTGTCGCCCACTGCGGCCCCGCGTCCGTGACCGATGTGCAACGGCCCCGTTGGGTTGGCGGAAACATATTCCACCTGGGCTTTTTTTCCTGCGCCCACCGTTACCGAGCCGTAGCGGTCGCCGCTCTGCTCAATGACGCGCATGGTCTGCCGCCAGAAATCCCGTGAGAAGGTTATGTTCAGGAAGCCGGGACCGGCAATTTCTATGCGCTCGATGTGCGGATCGTTCTTTTGCAGTGCTCCGGCGATGCGGGCGGCAAGGTCGCGCGGGCTCATATGGGCCTGCTTTGCCAGAACCATGGCTATGTTGGCGGCCATATCGCCGTGCTGCCTGTCTTTGGGCGGTTCTATGGTGGCCTTTTCCGGCCATGTGAGATCCATTTCCCTTACGATGGTCTGGAGGGACTGAAGCAGATGGTTCTTTGCGCGCATCGGTATGTACTCTGAATGGTGGTTATTTGTATGATGTGGAATAAACGGGCGGAGAGCCGGTTATTGAGGCCCGCCCGGCCTGGTGTTCCGCTCCGCCGGTGCCCGTTGTTTGTTCATAATACTTGTCCGGAACGTTTTGGAGCAGACGTCCCGGCCTGAACTTTTCTACATAGCCGAATTACTCCCGGATGAAAAGATGCCCTGCCGTGAAGGCCGTGAGCGGCATCTCTCTGCGGGGGCTTTCTGCCTTCAGGCGAACCTGATTACCCGACTGCCAGTTTATCCGCCAGCAGACGCCAGGTTATCCGTCGGTTCATCCGATCAGGTGTCAAGCCGGTTTGCAGCAAGAGCCATCTGCCGTTTCACGGACCGGCGAACGCTCTGCCGGCCGCTATGCCTGAGCAGTGAGGCAGGCTTCTGCAGCGGCGAGATTGCCCACGGAGGTGCCGGTCCATTCCGAGGGATCGGCAACAGGGGCGAGAATCTGGCCGAGCATCTTGCCGAGAACACCCTTGGGGCCTACCTCCATCCACGAACGAACCCCTGCGGCGTGTTGGTTGCGGATGGTGTCTATCCACTGCACGGAGGATGTCATCTGCTGCGGCATGATGTCCCGCAGCGAGGCTGCGTCTGTAACCGCCTTGCCGTGCACGTTGCAGAAAACAGGAAATTTGGGCTTGTTCCACTGCACGGAAGCAAGATGCTTGGCAAGTTCCTTGGCTGCTTCCGCCATGAGCGGGCTGTGGAAGGCGCCGGAAACGGCCAGCGGCAGGGCGCGGCCCTTGAGAGCCTTGACCCTTTCCGAAGCGTCGGCAATGGCGGCGCGGGTGCCGGAAAGCACAAATTGGCCGGGGGTGTTATAGTTTGCCACCCGGATCATTTCGCCCACAGCCTGTTCGGACTCGCGTACAACCGTTTCCACGTCTGCCAGCTGCAGTTTCAGAACGGCAGCCATGGCACCGGTGCCCTGCGGGTCCGCTTCCGCCATGAGTCTGCCGCGCAGGGAGACGGTTTCCAGCACCTCATTGGGGGACAATGCGCCTGCCGCAGCCAAGGCACTGAATTCGCCGAGGCTGTGTCCGGAGGTACAGGCAGGGGCAACCTTGCCCGCAAGCCGCATCCATAGGCCGAGATTGACCACGGTGAGAGCGGGCTGCAGGTAGCGGGTGTTGGCCATTTCCGCTTCTTCGCCATCCCAGTATATGCCGCGCAGGTCCGCGCCGCTTATGGCTTCTGCCTTCTTCCACAGGTTCATGACATCGGAATCCGCCTCGGCGGCGTCCCTGCCCATGCCCGGCTCCTGCGAGCCCTGGCCGGGGAAGAGAATGGAAAGAACGGTGGGGTGGGACATGCAAACTCTCCGCATAGTGAATGTTTGGTGCATGGACTCATGCGTGGAGAGGTAATAGGGTATAAGCGGGGAGCTTGCAAGTGCCGCCATCGTACAGTAGAGCTTGTTCCCTGCCGCACTGTGGCCGCATGGTACGGCGTGAAAGACAAATGCCAGCGAGGACAGGTTGTTGAAGCAGAACATTCCTTTGGGTATCCCGGCAGTGGCCGGAATAGTGCGGGAGCAGGGCTTTGCGCAGTCGGAAGAGGAAACGCGGGCATTGACCGAGTATCTTGAACTGCTGATGAAGTGGAACAAGGCCATGAACCTTGTGGGGCCGTATGGATGGGAGGCGGCCCTGCGGATTTTGATAATGGACAGCCTGCACCTTGCCCGGTTTCTGGAAGGGCTGCAGTTGCCGCACGCCCCCCGGTGCTGGGATCTGGGGGCAGGGGCGGGGCTGCCGGGCATTCCCCTGCGCATTGTCTGGAAGGCGGGTGAGTATCATCTGGTTGAAGTGCGGGAGAAGCGTACCCTGTTCATGCAACAGGTTGTGACTCGCCTGAAGCTGGCGGATACCCATGTTTTCCGTGGCCGTGCAGAGGACTTTATGCGCGACAGGCAGCCCGCAGACGTGATTTTGAGCAGGGCGTTTATGCCCTGGGAGAAACTGCTGGATTTTGTTCGCCCCCATGTGGACCCGCAGGGACGGGTTGTGGTGCTGGCTCTTGAGTCCGCTCCGGCAAGTCTGCCCGCAGGCTGGTCCGCCGAGGTGCAGCAGGAGTATGCCGTGGGCCGCGACCGCCGTTATTTCTGGTCGCTCAGGCCGAGCAGCGTTCCCATCTGAGAATTTTTGAAGATCATTTTGGTAGCAGTTTCATCCGCCAGTTCGGCGATGTCCATGAGGGTTTCCAGAAATTCAAGCATCTCGTGCCGACGTTCTTCGGGAGAATTTTCAAAGTCCTCAAGCATGTTGCCGGACGACATGTATTCACCGAGTTGCTGAAGATATTGCAGATTGAGTGCGGCCATGGGGTAATCCTCGCAGGAGTTGGTTTTTATGCCGTGTGCGGTTAGGGGACCTGTTGGAGACCCTGTTGCGGATGCCGGATGCGGTGAGCGGTCTTGGTGTCCGTCATGTGGGCACTCTGCGCCAATGCAATCCGGGGCAGGTGTACCTGAAATTTTGTTGTCCGGGAAGAGGGGAATTGCTGGGTTGGTCCGCAGTGTTTCCAGCCGGGAAGGGGCTGGGGCTCTTCGGCTCCCGGAGGGGATTTGTGTTTGAATATCCGCCTGTCACCATGTACAGTACGCGCAGCATGAAACATGACCATGCCGGATTCTCCGCATGTGAGACGGCGGTCGTTCTGAAAGGCCGCTGAAGCCGGATGGCTGCCCGTTTATGAAGAATCAGCCTTTGCATGTGGATTCTTTGCGGTGGCGCTGAAAATTTTCAGCGCACTGCCTTTTCTCTTTTTGCTGGTCTGCGGGAGCGCGTTTCAATAGGCCGCCAAGTGTAAACCATTAAACCCTGTCCGGGTGTCCGCATGAAAATTGCCTACCGTTCCTTCGACTGGAAGCTGAGCCTGCTGTACGGGCTGCTTGCCTATGCCGTGGTTTTGGGGGTGCGTTTCCTGCAGCCCTTTCCGTTGTCCGATGCCGCGACCATGGTGGACGGAGAGCGTCTGCTGGCCACGCATGACGCCTACAACTGGGTGGTGCGTGCCATTGACCCGGCAACGTTCGGGAGAGACGCTTTTGCTTCTCTGACCTCTGTGCTTAAATCGTCGACAGGCCTTTCCTATGATACGCTGGCGTTCTGGTCACCCGCCGTGCTGGCAAGTCTGGTGGCAGTGGCCATGTTGTGCCTTTGTGTTGCAGTGGGGTGTGCAGAACTGGGTGTAGCGGCCGCCGTGATAACTGCGCTTAGCCCGAGTTTTCTGTACCGCACCCTGCACGGGTTCTATGATACCGACCTTGTGACCCTGCTCTGTCCCCTTCTGCTGGTTATAGCGCCCATCTATCTGCTGCACGGGCGTATTCTTACGCCGGGTGAAGCGTTGCGGGTGTGGCTGGGCAAGGAGCAGCAGGGGCGTTCCTCCGGCAGAAAGCAAGACCGCGAAAATGTGGAAGACCGCGAAGCGGGCATGGTTCTATGGGCGATGCTGCTGCTCACCGGCATAGCCGGATGGATGATGCGCGACCTGCACGTCTTTTTCGATTATCTTTCCAAAATTTTCCCTATTACTGCTCTTGGGCTTGTGCTGGTGCTCGG includes:
- a CDS encoding MlaA family lipoprotein, which codes for MNRIAPLLATCALLFTLAQPAMADRQPPLAYSMPELLASMPLLASADQAQGRLHARTSGLATFDDDAEYDHETAPGINDPLEGWNRFWFGFNDTLYLGVLKPLHKGYSAVTPWELRAGVSNFFHNLLYPVRFVSSVLQGKFNEAAVETARFVVNTTAGFGGLMNPAADKKALIEYSPDEEDLGQTLGVWGFGEGFYIVWPFIGPSSLRDSTGMVGDSFLNPVSYVTPWHSSLGLKVYDQFNSFDKQLAQYEEIKKSAVEPYSAIRNAYVQLRRSRVAQ
- a CDS encoding Tgt2/MlaC family protein, coding for MRCLFPALCKFLCLPAMVCLCLVATAAYASNPAAEARDTLKLSLDTVFTMLSDPEYQNPDNREIMYERIEDVVESIFDYEEFSARTVGKRWHSFTPDQQKRFTAAFADLLRATYIERIRGYDGKGAQYVGERMSTKGDKVEVRTLLDLDGKSIPIDYRMAIKEKWVIYDVIVEGVSLVKNYRTQFQELLSDKDDAETLITRVANRAGEVRSQNNATK
- the mlaD gene encoding outer membrane lipid asymmetry maintenance protein MlaD: MKKYSKETSVGVFVLICLLCVGYLTVKLGKMEVLGDNTYPLFARFSSVAGLRSGAEVEIAGVPVGKVASISLDNEEALARVVLAIRKDIQLSEDVIASVKTSGLIGDKYIKLTPGGSLDILEPGDEITETESAVDIEELISKYVFGGV
- a CDS encoding ABC transporter ATP-binding protein, producing MTDSKGWDIRLEKLRLGYDDNIVLDDISTTLPSGRISVILGGSGCGKSTLLRHILGLKRPMSGKILLGPHDLFSLSSKVFRKVRRRMGVLFQDGALLGSLSLGENVALPLTEHTRLDKATIRKIVLHKLELVGLEQYADYFPNQLSGGMRKRAGLARAIVMDPPILLCDEPTSGLDPINSAQMDRLLMDMRTHFPEMTIVVVSHDLESLYTIADYAVVLHNKGVAFSGDVKELTKTADPYLRQFLDRSPGEMTTQALELGEEVKSALRQWLEK
- a CDS encoding MlaE family ABC transporter permease; translated protein: MNTTHEHAPNLFARIGIRTLAVLGEMGAMFLFLLHGLWHIFTSPKQLRKIVYQMYFIGSKSLLVICLIGLFTGMVLGLQGYYTLIKFGSEGLLGTAVALSLIRELGPVLTAIMVTGRAGSSMAAEIGVMRITDQIDALEVMDINPISYLVSPRIAASILCFPLLTAVFDVIGIIGGYLTGVAMLGINSGIYFYRIESSVVMSDVAEGFTKALLFGVIVATVSCYQGYYTHMRKDGVGPEGVSNSTTSAVVMSCVLILVTDYIVTSFLL
- a CDS encoding SPOR domain-containing protein; protein product: MGIRFTREKDAGESGRRKFIISLSPAGMAGLGAICLLSFIWVFVFGLLVGRGFQPEEAIPELKRFMPTADSRTGSNASTASPAPSPEANATAGIIKPEDLKFYDHLKTEAAPSPKRAPVPQPKPTTVTQTQQPVQIVEQIPSSAAQPSVSALQPQKQPRQANAVPPTAPVQDSVSSLADQITAGAKENKGGADDATVYNYVYQVAAFRERGAAESLKSRIEASGLKARIESIASNDATWYRIQVLFQGTPEDTRRMKDALLPLGISKPLLKDKQLAR
- the argS gene encoding arginine--tRNA ligase, yielding MRAKNHLLQSLQTIVREMDLTWPEKATIEPPKDRQHGDMAANIAMVLAKQAHMSPRDLAARIAGALQKNDPHIERIEIAGPGFLNITFSRDFWRQTMRVIEQSGDRYGSVTVGAGKKAQVEYVSANPTGPLHIGHGRGAAVGDSLARLLRFAGYTVETEYYINDAGRQMFILGSSVLFRARQLSSQNLPDPEDFYRGDYIKDIAAEVLNLHPGLMSMPEEEALNICRDYALNTILDGIKKDLADFNVEHQVWFSEKSLLAEGAVDKTFDRLRKAGLAFDQDGALWFRTTDFGDDKDRVLKKSDGLLTYFASDIAYHDNKYDRGFDLCVDIWGADHHGYVPRMRAAVEALGKPKESFEVILVQLVNLLRGGEQVAMSTRAGQFDTLEEVVKEVGRDAARFMFLSRKSDSHLDFDLDLVKRQSMDNPVYYVQYAHARIASVLRKAEERGIRLPATSDAALLAALNAPEEMDILRLLEQFEDVVESAARQLAPHHISFYMQEVASALHRFYANTPILNAGDETVVAARLALLKCVACVIRNGLSILGVSAPKSM
- a CDS encoding ACP S-malonyltransferase, which produces MSHPTVLSILFPGQGSQEPGMGRDAAEADSDVMNLWKKAEAISGADLRGIYWDGEEAEMANTRYLQPALTVVNLGLWMRLAGKVAPACTSGHSLGEFSALAAAGALSPNEVLETVSLRGRLMAEADPQGTGAMAAVLKLQLADVETVVRESEQAVGEMIRVANYNTPGQFVLSGTRAAIADASERVKALKGRALPLAVSGAFHSPLMAEAAKELAKHLASVQWNKPKFPVFCNVHGKAVTDAASLRDIMPQQMTSSVQWIDTIRNQHAAGVRSWMEVGPKGVLGKMLGQILAPVADPSEWTGTSVGNLAAAEACLTAQA
- the rsmG gene encoding 16S rRNA (guanine(527)-N(7))-methyltransferase RsmG, with protein sequence MKQNIPLGIPAVAGIVREQGFAQSEEETRALTEYLELLMKWNKAMNLVGPYGWEAALRILIMDSLHLARFLEGLQLPHAPRCWDLGAGAGLPGIPLRIVWKAGEYHLVEVREKRTLFMQQVVTRLKLADTHVFRGRAEDFMRDRQPADVILSRAFMPWEKLLDFVRPHVDPQGRVVVLALESAPASLPAGWSAEVQQEYAVGRDRRYFWSLRPSSVPI